Proteins found in one uncultured Campylobacter sp. genomic segment:
- a CDS encoding hydrogenase 4 subunit F: MDSLTLILILPLLGAILLFFSPKNYAFLSLLHVAVSAVTSLALLFNVSKVLTGGTFYAHDKFLFLDSLGCVFLILIAVTGLLVNLYATHYMRWELEEGHINLSALKKYYALSHVFIFTMTLSVICNNVAFMWAAIEATTLSSVFLVAILKDQKSTESGYKYIVLCSIGLAFALYATVLLYSATYVEIKDGEAAMLWTSIMTNAANLDTGVAKLIFIFALIGFGTKAGLAPTHTWLPDVHAQGPAPISALLSGVLLKCAMLALFRYYAIAAQATGMEFVQSVMIVSGLITLFVGGIFLIRQHDVKRMFAYHSIVHMGVIAFALGVGGPFGLFAAIFHCLAHSFTKALAFCSTGNIARIYGHKDMSKMGGMIKIAPVTTMMFGAAVCSLVGVPAFAIFVSEFNVFVGAVNSGQYFSVALFAIALAIIFIADFSHFNLASFGEPKAAVVHNKEMSILENLPLILLCALIIIFGVWHVDNFYTLVENGVKIITGELL, from the coding sequence ATGGATAGTTTAACTTTGATATTAATTTTACCGCTTCTTGGAGCGATACTGCTATTTTTCTCTCCGAAAAATTACGCTTTTTTGAGTTTGCTTCACGTTGCAGTTAGCGCGGTTACGTCTTTAGCCTTGCTATTTAACGTAAGCAAGGTTTTAACGGGCGGTACGTTTTACGCGCACGATAAATTTTTGTTTTTAGACAGCCTTGGCTGCGTATTTTTGATACTTATCGCGGTTACGGGACTACTAGTAAATTTATACGCGACCCATTATATGAGATGGGAGCTTGAAGAGGGACATATAAATTTAAGCGCGCTTAAAAAATACTACGCGCTTAGCCACGTGTTTATCTTTACTATGACTCTAAGCGTCATCTGTAACAACGTCGCGTTTATGTGGGCTGCGATCGAGGCTACTACGCTTTCGTCCGTGTTCCTAGTCGCGATCCTAAAAGATCAAAAATCAACCGAGAGCGGCTATAAATACATAGTCCTTTGCTCTATCGGCCTAGCGTTCGCGCTTTATGCGACCGTACTTCTTTACTCTGCGACTTACGTAGAGATTAAGGACGGCGAGGCTGCGATGTTATGGACGAGTATAATGACCAACGCGGCAAATTTGGATACAGGCGTCGCCAAGCTTATATTTATCTTCGCTCTAATCGGATTTGGCACCAAAGCGGGTCTAGCCCCTACGCACACCTGGCTTCCCGACGTTCACGCCCAAGGCCCCGCTCCGATTTCGGCTCTGCTTTCTGGCGTTTTGCTAAAGTGCGCGATGTTAGCTCTTTTTAGATATTACGCTATCGCGGCTCAAGCTACGGGTATGGAGTTCGTTCAAAGCGTGATGATAGTTTCCGGTCTTATCACGCTATTTGTGGGCGGAATTTTCCTAATCAGGCAACACGACGTAAAAAGGATGTTTGCCTACCACTCTATCGTGCATATGGGCGTTATAGCTTTTGCTTTGGGAGTGGGTGGACCTTTCGGGCTATTTGCGGCTATATTCCACTGCCTAGCTCACAGCTTTACCAAAGCTCTTGCATTTTGCTCAACGGGCAATATCGCTAGAATTTACGGACACAAAGATATGAGCAAAATGGGCGGTATGATAAAGATAGCTCCCGTAACTACGATGATGTTTGGCGCGGCGGTTTGCTCGCTGGTAGGCGTGCCCGCGTTTGCGATATTCGTTAGCGAATTTAACGTCTTCGTCGGCGCCGTAAATAGCGGTCAATACTTTAGCGTCGCTTTATTTGCGATAGCTCTTGCCATCATCTTTATCGCGGACTTCTCGCACTTTAACTTAGCAAGCTTTGGCGAACCTAAAGCTGCGGTCGTTCATAATAAAGAGATGAGTATATTAGAAAATTTACCGCTTATCCTGCTTTGCGCTTTGATTATAATCTTTGGCGTTTGGCACGTGGATAACTTTTATACGCTGGTTGAAAACGGCGTGAAGATAATAACTGGAGAACTATTATGA